A region from the Lolium perenne isolate Kyuss_39 chromosome 4, Kyuss_2.0, whole genome shotgun sequence genome encodes:
- the LOC127346570 gene encoding probable acyl-activating enzyme 16, chloroplastic: MKRWLYLLTTHVGGLLLIKESWLLVLSMLLEEQGLQMKNCSKYTITQKESFISRINARFIVLLWGDKSSLNSKAVKDMPVYDYNDITELGKENRNALHHCPEQGHDGAFEAITPEDVATLIYTGGTCGTPKGVMLTHRNLLHQINNLWDVVPAVPGDRFLSMLPPWHAYERSTEYFIFTHGIQQVYTTVKYLKLSFWQLFIRKHFILVSFGMKNLLMCWSRTCTYTQCVYVSTTLEPITFSPISNHLVYACVLIGPS; this comes from the exons ATGAAAAGGTGGCTCTATTTGCTGACAACTCATGTCGGTGGCTTGTTGCTGATCAAG GAATCATGGCTACTGGTGCTATCAATGTTGTTAGAGGAACAAGGTCTTCAGATGAAGAACTGTTCCAAATATACAATCACTCAGAAAG AATCTTTCATTTCAAGGATTAATGCAAGATTTATTGTGCTACTTTGGGGTGATAAATCATCCCTAAATAGTAAAGCTGTGAAGGACATGCCAGTTTATGACTACAATGATATCACTGAACTTGGAAAAGAAAACCGTAATGCATTGCATCACTGTCCCGAGCAAG GTCATGATGGTGCCTTCGAAGCCATTACTCCAGAAGATGTTGCGACTCTAATATATACTGGTGGAACATGTGGTACACCAAAAGGCGTGATGCTTACCCACCGAAATCTCCTGCATCAG ATAAATAACTTGTGGGACGTTGTTCCAGCAGTACCTGGTGACAGGTTTCTAAGCATGCTTCCACCGTGGCATGCGTATGAGCGTTCTACCGAGTACTTCATTTTTACTCATGGAATTCAACAAGTTTACACTACTGTGAAATACCTGAAGCTGTCATTTTGGCAACTTTTCATCAGAAAACACTTCATTCTAGTGAGTTTTGGCATGAAGAACCTACTGATGTGCTGGTCTCGGACGTGCACATACACACAATGTGTGTACGTTAGTACTACTCTAGAACCAATTACATTCAGCCCAATTTCTAATCATTTAGTGTATGCGTGTGTGCTAATTGGCCCAAGTTAA